In the Duncaniella freteri genome, one interval contains:
- a CDS encoding DNA-3-methyladenine glycosylase I: MKERQKQVKRCFWANPKNPLYIKYHDEEWGQPVHDDAKLLELLILECFQAGLSWECVLNKREAFREAFDGFDRDTILAYDEKKIDELMSTSGIIRNRAKIKAAISNTSVFKSIQEESGSFDAYLSGLCPKEPIFDHTSTTSTISDALSADLRKRGMKFVGSTTIHAFLQSIGVFNSHAPDCYLYQGK, translated from the coding sequence ATGAAAGAACGACAGAAACAAGTGAAGCGGTGCTTTTGGGCAAATCCAAAAAATCCGCTTTATATAAAATACCACGATGAGGAATGGGGACAGCCGGTTCATGATGATGCAAAATTGCTTGAACTGCTTATTCTGGAATGCTTTCAGGCAGGATTGTCATGGGAATGTGTGCTCAACAAGCGAGAGGCTTTCCGCGAGGCTTTCGATGGATTTGACCGCGACACAATCCTTGCTTACGACGAAAAAAAGATTGATGAGCTTATGTCCACTTCCGGAATCATTCGCAATAGAGCAAAAATCAAGGCAGCGATATCTAACACTTCTGTTTTCAAGTCTATTCAGGAAGAATCTGGTTCGTTTGATGCTTATCTTTCAGGCTTGTGTCCCAAAGAGCCTATTTTCGACCATACGTCCACAACCTCCACAATTTCAGATGCCCTGTCAGCCGACCTGCGTAAAAGGGGCATGAAGTTTGTAGGCTCTACGACAATCCACGCCTTCCTTCAGTCCATAGGAGTATTCAACTCACACGCCCCCGACTGCTATTTATATCAGGGCAAATAA
- a CDS encoding MmcQ/YjbR family DNA-binding protein: MNIEEVRDYCLSLPFATERSPFGPDTLAMEIGGRMFCLMTLDVQRDFYNLKVAPDYGVELCDRFSGIRPGYHMNKRHWISVDFYGDVPDRLQEQLIFHSYCQTAMKLPKKIQTQLGLTELLDTL; the protein is encoded by the coding sequence ATTGTCTTTCATTGCCATTTGCCACTGAGAGGAGTCCTTTCGGACCGGACACTCTTGCTATGGAAATTGGTGGAAGAATGTTTTGTCTTATGACACTTGACGTACAGAGGGATTTTTATAATCTCAAAGTCGCTCCTGACTATGGAGTGGAGTTGTGTGATAGATTTTCAGGAATACGCCCCGGCTACCACATGAACAAGCGACATTGGATTTCTGTGGATTTCTACGGCGATGTGCCTGACAGACTTCAGGAACAACTAATATTTCATTCATATTGCCAGACAGCAATGAAACTCCCAAAGAAGATACAGACTCAACTTGGTCTCACAGAATTATTGGATACTTTATGA